The following proteins are encoded in a genomic region of Limosilactobacillus reuteri subsp. reuteri:
- a CDS encoding N-acetylmuramoyl-L-alanine amidase translates to MTNKKHYKLYKSGKNWCVMAITALALTVSLTGVASADTTVDTAQAETSLAQSSASDATQIESTDAKIGESETNQSNQNNQQGNISTQQATDQKANSVTPKSTEISTPVKDGWVQESNGWTFYKNGKTDLGRTYSYLPTITSNGKGSGSNWYLTDNGVIQTGVQKWADTYYYFDPSTYLRVDNDYRQSQWGDWYMFGKDGRIATKVYQWASTYYYFDPSTYLRVDNDYRQSQWGDWYLFGNDGRIQTGVQKWYDTYYYFDPSTYLRVDNDYRQSQWGDWYMFGPDGRIVSGLYGWKESLYYFTPYLYTKATNQWVSANGKSYWASGSGIITSGLNSINNYILNNNLGHANITFYDNGQAIPLNITGKYSGTGNGLPNIVIVHETANPNDSIWGEINYEKNHYNDAFVHAFVDNNNIIQISNTDHEAWGAGYPANGRAVQFEQVEVHNADAFARELSNAAYYTAYIMHKYGFAPSLVSNGNGTLWSHHNVSQYLGGTDHTDPDGYWYTNAHNFYGTDYTMRDFYELVSLYYGEF, encoded by the coding sequence GTGACTAATAAAAAGCATTATAAATTATATAAGTCGGGGAAAAATTGGTGTGTCATGGCAATTACTGCACTAGCATTAACAGTTAGTTTAACTGGGGTTGCTAGTGCTGATACAACAGTTGATACAGCACAGGCAGAAACGAGTTTAGCACAGAGTTCAGCATCTGATGCTACTCAAATAGAATCAACCGATGCTAAAATTGGCGAAAGTGAGACTAATCAGTCTAATCAAAATAATCAACAGGGAAATATTAGTACTCAACAAGCCACGGATCAAAAAGCAAACTCAGTAACACCAAAGTCAACAGAGATATCAACACCAGTAAAAGATGGTTGGGTACAAGAATCTAATGGCTGGACTTTTTATAAAAATGGTAAAACTGATTTAGGTCGTACTTATTCATATTTACCAACAATTACAAGTAATGGTAAAGGCAGCGGAAGCAACTGGTACTTAACGGATAATGGTGTAATTCAGACAGGTGTTCAAAAATGGGCCGATACCTATTACTATTTTGATCCAAGCACTTACCTTCGCGTGGATAATGACTACCGTCAATCCCAATGGGGCGATTGGTATATGTTTGGTAAAGATGGTAGAATTGCTACCAAAGTTTATCAATGGGCTAGTACGTACTATTATTTTGATCCAAGTACTTACCTTCGCGTGGATAATGATTACCGTCAATCCCAATGGGGTGACTGGTATCTCTTTGGCAATGATGGTCGTATTCAAACCGGAGTCCAAAAATGGTATGATACTTATTATTACTTTGATCCAAGTACTTACCTTCGAGTAGACAATGATTACCGTCAATCCCAATGGGGGGATTGGTATATGTTTGGTCCAGATGGTCGAATTGTTTCAGGACTTTATGGCTGGAAGGAAAGTTTGTATTACTTTACTCCTTACTTATATACCAAGGCAACTAACCAGTGGGTTTCAGCGAATGGTAAAAGTTATTGGGCAAGTGGCAGTGGAATTATTACTTCTGGATTGAATTCAATTAACAACTATATTCTTAATAATAATCTTGGTCATGCTAATATTACATTTTATGATAATGGGCAGGCCATTCCTTTGAATATTACTGGAAAATATAGTGGTACGGGTAATGGATTACCAAATATAGTTATCGTCCATGAAACTGCTAATCCTAATGATAGTATTTGGGGTGAAATAAATTACGAAAAGAATCATTATAATGATGCATTCGTTCATGCCTTTGTAGATAATAACAATATAATTCAGATCTCAAATACTGACCATGAGGCTTGGGGTGCAGGTTATCCTGCTAATGGTCGGGCCGTTCAATTTGAACAAGTTGAGGTACATAATGCAGATGCGTTTGCTCGGGAACTTTCTAACGCTGCTTACTACACTGCATATATTATGCACAAGTATGGGTTTGCGCCTTCGTTAGTATCTAATGGTAACGGAACTCTATGGTCTCATCATAATGTATCTCAATATTTAGGTGGTACTGATCATACAGATCCGGATGGTTATTGGTACACAAATGCCCACAATTTCTATGGTACTGATTATACAATGCGTGATTTTTATGAGTTGGTAAGCCTAT
- the tnpA gene encoding IS200/IS605 family transposase, with amino-acid sequence MANKLNSLAHTKWLCKYHIVFIPKYRRKAIFNQYRRDLRDYIRLLCKYKGVEIIEGHMMPDHVHLLVSIPPKLSVSQFMGYLKGKSALMMFDRHANLKYKYGNRHFWAEGYYVSTVGLNESTIKKYIRDQEKHDIAMDKLTSVEYSDPFKGK; translated from the coding sequence ATGGCTAATAAATTAAATAGCTTAGCCCATACGAAGTGGTTATGTAAGTATCACATCGTATTCATACCAAAGTATAGACGTAAAGCGATCTTCAATCAATACCGAAGAGACCTGAGAGATTATATTCGTTTGTTGTGCAAATATAAGGGAGTAGAAATAATTGAAGGTCATATGATGCCAGATCATGTGCACTTGTTAGTAAGTATTCCGCCGAAACTAAGTGTCTCGCAGTTTATGGGATACTTAAAAGGGAAAAGTGCATTAATGATGTTTGATCGACATGCAAACTTAAAATACAAATATGGGAACCGACATTTTTGGGCTGAAGGCTACTATGTGAGTACAGTTGGATTAAATGAATCCACGATAAAGAAGTATATCCGAGATCAAGAGAAACATGATATAGCAATGGATAAGCTAACAAGTGTGGAATATTCGGACCCTTTTAAGGGTAAGTGA
- a CDS encoding glucosaminidase domain-containing protein, with product MNLRKHYKLYKSGKQWCVMAIATLASTMVMFTTANADTNANNSSEESVNNAVQTEVTTNNITTNNEVQLVTATPKSSDEVASNNANENSNNVHVNVTSDNTQTDEDISQFTPIQPQAAQVKNGWIKENNQWTYYENGDVTSGRNYSYLPTINGTGNNWYLVDNGVVQSGVQKWAGTYYDFDPNTYLRVDNNYVQSQWGMWYLFGNDGQIQTGVQKWAGSYYYFDPSTYLRVDNDYRQSQWGLWYMFGNDGRIATKVYQWAGSYYYFDPNTYLRVDNDYRQSQWGDWYLFGGDGRVLSGLQKWAGSYYYFDPSTYLKVTNKNITVAGLNLHADSTGIISGINRNTNFLLSIHDAALDGWRQFGVLPSVTAAQAILESAWGQSALATQGHNLFGIKGSYNGQSIVMRTAEYGTGGYYYINDAFRKYPSNYESVVDHGRFLATNKRYSNLLWKKDYATVTNYLHADGYATDPKYASSLNNVIRTYNLEAWDKEVF from the coding sequence ATGAATTTGCGTAAGCACTATAAACTATATAAAAGCGGTAAACAGTGGTGTGTAATGGCGATTGCAACATTGGCAAGTACAATGGTAATGTTCACTACTGCAAATGCTGATACAAATGCGAATAATTCTAGTGAAGAATCAGTTAATAATGCAGTACAAACAGAAGTTACCACCAACAACATTACGACTAATAATGAAGTCCAGCTAGTTACTGCTACGCCTAAAAGTAGTGATGAAGTAGCTTCAAATAATGCTAATGAAAATTCAAATAATGTACATGTAAATGTAACAAGTGATAACACACAGACTGATGAGGATATTAGTCAATTTACACCAATCCAACCACAAGCAGCACAGGTGAAAAATGGTTGGATTAAGGAAAATAATCAGTGGACATATTATGAAAATGGTGATGTAACATCTGGTCGCAATTATTCATATCTTCCTACTATTAATGGTACTGGTAATAACTGGTATTTAGTTGATAATGGTGTTGTCCAATCTGGTGTCCAAAAGTGGGCTGGCACATACTATGATTTTGATCCAAATACTTACTTACGAGTAGATAATAACTATGTACAGTCACAATGGGGGATGTGGTATCTATTTGGCAATGATGGGCAAATTCAAACCGGTGTCCAAAAGTGGGCTGGTAGCTACTATTATTTTGATCCAAGTACGTATTTACGAGTAGATAACGACTACCGTCAATCTCAATGGGGGTTATGGTATATGTTTGGTAATGATGGACGGATTGCCACTAAAGTATATCAATGGGCCGGTAGTTATTATTACTTTGATCCCAATACTTACTTACGAGTAGATAATGATTATCGTCAATCTCAATGGGGTGATTGGTATCTCTTCGGTGGTGATGGGCGTGTACTATCTGGCCTTCAAAAGTGGGCTGGTAGCTATTACTATTTTGATCCAAGTACATATTTAAAGGTAACTAATAAAAATATTACGGTAGCTGGACTAAACCTTCATGCCGATAGTACAGGGATTATTTCAGGAATTAATCGGAATACTAATTTCCTATTAAGTATCCATGATGCGGCTTTAGATGGCTGGCGACAATTCGGTGTATTGCCATCTGTAACTGCAGCTCAAGCTATTCTTGAAAGTGCTTGGGGTCAATCTGCTCTTGCTACACAAGGACATAATTTGTTTGGTATTAAAGGTAGCTATAATGGTCAGTCAATTGTTATGAGAACTGCTGAATATGGTACTGGTGGTTATTATTACATTAATGATGCATTTCGGAAATATCCAAGTAATTATGAGAGTGTAGTTGACCACGGGCGTTTCCTTGCTACTAATAAACGATACAGCAATCTTTTGTGGAAGAAAGACTATGCTACTGTTACAAATTATTTACATGCTGATGGTTATGCAACAGATCCTAAATATGCTTCTAGTTTAAATAATGTTATTCGAACATATAATTTAGAGGCTTGGGACAAAGAAGTATTTTAG
- a CDS encoding acyltransferase — translation MLNSKRLHYIDVLNCIAIFFVLVLHSSQLAFSGNTNYSNYITALVLQSLCIPAVYIFFMNSGATLLDYRKKYSTKTFLIKRFKRVVIPFFVWSIIYYLYDIKHRAYPGPSLHPNPSITDFINSFASNNINNLFWFFYTIIALYLVAPIFSVLVDEHKKTLFAIVIANFIFIDCFTYISKLTGLKINNDYLTQPLLTSDFLGFFIIGYLIKENFFNRKGENWLIVIGMVTLMLSIINDLTLKKVHMLNNIGNFLYSIALYLLVKRIVEFLYKYKSYQFKLFGILSGVSLGIYIIHPIFYEAIYKYVFHVTPDNWPEFVQLMNNPYEIFLVPIVSYIVLSIVIVLLKKNKFVRMIIP, via the coding sequence ATGCTTAATAGTAAGAGACTCCACTACATAGATGTATTAAATTGTATTGCAATATTTTTTGTCTTGGTGCTGCATTCATCACAATTGGCGTTTTCAGGAAATACAAATTATTCAAACTATATAACTGCTTTAGTACTACAATCTTTATGCATTCCAGCAGTATATATTTTTTTTATGAATTCAGGAGCTACTTTATTAGATTATCGAAAAAAGTATTCTACTAAAACTTTTTTAATAAAAAGATTCAAAAGAGTGGTTATTCCTTTCTTTGTATGGTCGATAATATACTATCTATATGATATTAAACATCGTGCTTATCCTGGTCCATCGTTGCATCCTAATCCTAGTATCACGGATTTTATTAATTCGTTTGCTAGTAATAACATTAATAATTTATTTTGGTTTTTTTATACAATTATTGCTCTCTATTTAGTGGCTCCAATTTTTTCAGTATTAGTTGATGAACATAAAAAAACTTTATTTGCAATTGTAATTGCAAATTTTATTTTTATAGATTGTTTTACTTATATAAGTAAATTAACAGGCTTGAAAATAAATAATGATTACTTAACTCAACCATTGCTTACTTCGGATTTTCTTGGTTTCTTTATTATTGGTTATCTAATAAAAGAGAACTTTTTTAATCGTAAGGGAGAAAATTGGCTAATTGTTATTGGCATGGTTACGTTAATGCTTTCAATAATTAATGACTTAACCTTAAAGAAGGTTCATATGTTAAATAATATTGGAAATTTTCTGTATTCTATTGCACTTTATCTTTTGGTTAAACGGATTGTTGAGTTTTTGTATAAATATAAGAGTTATCAATTTAAATTATTTGGAATATTGTCTGGAGTAAGCTTAGGAATTTATATCATCCATCCAATCTTTTATGAGGCAATTTATAAGTATGTTTTTCATGTTACTCCAGATAATTGGCCTGAATTTGTTCAGTTAATGAATAACCCATATGAAATATTTTTAGTTCCAATAGTTTCATATATTGTTCTTTCGATAGTAATCGTTCTTTTAAAAAAGAATAAATTTGTTAGGATGATAATTCCTTAA
- a CDS encoding sugar transferase: MTKVILTVKETHHDNNAGPKAKIDIENFLLKDGFEKWNFTINQESVLQKAKVAYIDVPRFLAKQNDIDEIFLQYPTYSKIVTKQLVKRLQQMNSKIILIIHDIESLRLHYGEKGYIDEELRVFNMADGLIVHNAKMEKWLRDNGVTVPMESLGLFDYDNKIKLASGSNYETSVCFAGNLSKAGFLEKLSLKRVKLNVFGPNPLEKYGANIVYKGQYPPDELPNYLKGNFGLVWDGTTPITCDGLFGNYMKFNNPHKASLYLSSGIPVVVWRQAAIADLVEKMNIGIVVDSLNELDEVLPNVSSIDYSELVNNAKEVAEKLRSGFYIKTAISNLEKGLV, translated from the coding sequence ATGACAAAAGTAATATTGACAGTAAAAGAAACACACCATGATAACAATGCAGGACCCAAAGCAAAAATTGATATTGAAAATTTCTTATTAAAAGATGGCTTTGAAAAATGGAACTTTACAATTAATCAAGAATCGGTTTTGCAAAAAGCAAAGGTTGCATATATTGATGTTCCACGCTTTTTGGCAAAGCAAAATGACATTGATGAAATCTTTTTACAATATCCAACATATTCTAAAATTGTTACAAAGCAATTGGTAAAAAGACTTCAACAAATGAATTCTAAAATTATTTTGATTATTCACGATATTGAATCTTTGCGACTCCATTATGGCGAAAAAGGGTACATTGATGAGGAACTTCGAGTATTTAATATGGCTGATGGCTTAATTGTTCATAACGCAAAAATGGAAAAGTGGCTTAGAGATAATGGTGTAACAGTCCCAATGGAAAGCTTGGGCTTATTTGATTATGATAATAAAATTAAGCTAGCATCTGGTTCAAACTATGAGACTTCTGTTTGCTTTGCCGGAAATTTAAGTAAGGCTGGCTTTTTAGAAAAGTTATCCTTAAAAAGGGTGAAATTAAATGTCTTTGGTCCTAATCCATTGGAAAAGTACGGAGCTAACATAGTATACAAGGGTCAGTATCCCCCCGATGAACTACCTAATTATCTAAAAGGAAATTTTGGATTGGTTTGGGATGGAACGACACCAATAACTTGCGATGGCTTATTTGGAAATTATATGAAGTTTAATAATCCTCATAAAGCTTCTTTATATTTAAGCTCAGGGATTCCTGTAGTTGTTTGGCGTCAGGCAGCGATAGCAGATCTTGTTGAAAAAATGAACATCGGAATTGTAGTTGATAGTTTGAATGAATTAGATGAAGTGTTACCTAATGTATCTTCGATTGATTATAGTGAACTGGTGAACAACGCCAAAGAAGTTGCTGAAAAACTACGGTCAGGGTTCTATATTAAAACTGCAATTTCAAATTTAGAAAAGGGATTAGTGTAG
- the waaB gene encoding lipopolysaccharide 1,6-galactosyltransferase produces the protein MKLTFITNKITGRGGTETVLVKVLNNLVENGNDIRLVLSNMTPDKEWLHKLNPSIKVIYPKNSSRLNRLAYFIKIFLMSPKDTNYIILSPNIIKLFAKLRKVTHKNCKLISWFHFSIANQMDYDPHNIVFADYHLAISSPIKQQMIDLGIASQRIFLIYNPAEHHQLLDIQENSSKKHLLYVGRVQLTGQKNLEELLRAVSLTNSSVVLDVYGGGEDESQCKELAEKLEIKDRVKWHGWTENIWSSLAYQPFALILTSHFEGLPMVFLEAMSRGIPCLSADFDGFTDVVVDGINGEVYHRGNIKECAKKINKMSQTEYNKVAIQNSISKFYEERYFENLRNVLKKITDY, from the coding sequence ATGAAGTTAACGTTTATAACCAATAAAATAACTGGTCGTGGTGGGACAGAAACAGTTTTAGTTAAAGTACTAAATAATTTAGTTGAAAATGGTAATGACATCCGATTAGTTTTATCGAATATGACGCCAGATAAAGAATGGCTGCATAAATTAAATCCTAGTATAAAAGTAATTTATCCAAAGAATAGTAGTCGACTAAATCGCTTAGCTTACTTTATAAAGATTTTTTTAATGAGTCCTAAAGATACTAATTATATAATTCTTAGTCCTAACATTATTAAGTTATTTGCTAAGTTAAGAAAAGTAACTCATAAAAATTGTAAGTTAATTTCATGGTTTCATTTTTCAATAGCTAATCAGATGGATTATGATCCACATAATATTGTGTTTGCGGATTATCATTTAGCAATTAGTTCTCCGATAAAACAACAGATGATTGATTTAGGAATTGCTTCTCAAAGAATTTTTTTAATTTATAATCCTGCAGAACATCATCAATTATTAGATATTCAAGAGAATAGTAGTAAAAAGCATTTATTATATGTTGGCCGGGTCCAATTAACAGGCCAAAAGAATTTAGAAGAGTTACTTCGTGCCGTTAGCTTGACTAATTCATCTGTTGTATTGGATGTTTATGGTGGCGGAGAAGATGAGAGTCAGTGTAAAGAACTTGCTGAAAAACTAGAAATTAAAGATAGAGTTAAGTGGCATGGCTGGACTGAAAATATATGGAGTTCATTAGCATATCAACCGTTTGCATTAATTTTGACATCGCACTTTGAAGGGCTACCAATGGTATTTTTGGAAGCAATGTCCAGAGGAATTCCATGTCTTTCTGCTGACTTTGACGGTTTTACGGATGTAGTTGTGGATGGCATAAATGGGGAAGTTTATCATCGTGGAAATATAAAAGAATGTGCGAAAAAGATTAATAAAATGTCACAAACTGAATATAACAAAGTAGCGATTCAAAATAGTATTTCAAAGTTTTATGAAGAACGGTATTTTGAGAACTTGCGTAATGTTCTAAAGAAAATTACAGACTATTAG
- a CDS encoding flippase, producing the protein MKVIKNYLYNAGYQILLMLAPVITTPYVSRVLGANNNGINTYTNGWVTFFYLAGQLGISLYGNREIAYQRNDKFKRSKTFWGIISLQVATSSIVLITYLLAVFLFSSAFKTYFLLQALWIIAYGIDISWYFMGMEDFKKTVSRNTIVKLITIALIFVLVRNQSDLAKYIFLLGFAQLAGSFTLWPYLKNNIQWVSIREWHPLKHFYPALLLFIPTITTQIYLVVNRIMLGRMAPQAAVSQFNFGDNIVKLVLAVVTATGTVMLPHIANKFASGDVKGVRESLYKSFDFVTAISTPMMFGLMAIAYKFAPWFLGSEYGPTGGVIFWEAPAILMIAWSNVTGTQYLMPIHHEHEYTISVTIGAVVNIVANIFLISLYGANGAAIATVISEFAVTAVQLFYIKGTIRRRALFAPIWRYLLSGLFMYIIVSRINLIMSMTIINLALQVALGIFVYVICLFMLKAPILKQAKALIKK; encoded by the coding sequence ATGAAGGTTATCAAAAATTATTTGTATAATGCAGGCTATCAAATATTGTTAATGCTAGCTCCTGTAATTACAACTCCTTATGTATCTCGAGTTCTTGGTGCCAATAATAATGGAATCAATACATATACAAATGGATGGGTAACATTTTTCTATTTAGCAGGTCAACTTGGCATTTCTCTATATGGTAATAGGGAAATAGCTTACCAACGAAACGATAAATTTAAAAGATCAAAAACTTTTTGGGGAATAATTTCACTTCAAGTAGCTACTAGTTCAATAGTTTTAATTACTTATTTATTAGCAGTATTTTTATTTAGTAGTGCATTTAAGACTTATTTTTTACTACAAGCATTATGGATAATTGCTTATGGAATTGATATTTCTTGGTATTTTATGGGGATGGAGGATTTTAAAAAGACTGTTTCGCGAAACACAATCGTCAAACTGATAACAATTGCCTTGATTTTTGTATTAGTGCGTAATCAAAGTGACCTTGCTAAATATATTTTCTTATTAGGTTTTGCCCAATTAGCTGGAAGTTTTACCCTATGGCCATATCTCAAAAATAATATTCAGTGGGTAAGCATTCGTGAATGGCACCCACTTAAACATTTTTATCCAGCATTGTTATTATTTATTCCCACGATTACAACACAAATTTATTTAGTTGTGAATCGGATTATGTTAGGGAGAATGGCTCCGCAAGCTGCAGTTTCGCAATTTAATTTTGGAGATAACATTGTAAAACTAGTATTGGCGGTTGTTACTGCAACTGGGACGGTTATGTTGCCACATATTGCAAATAAGTTTGCTTCTGGTGATGTAAAAGGAGTCCGTGAGAGCCTGTATAAATCATTTGACTTTGTAACAGCTATTTCAACTCCAATGATGTTTGGACTGATGGCGATTGCCTATAAGTTTGCTCCATGGTTTTTAGGTAGTGAATATGGCCCGACTGGTGGTGTTATCTTTTGGGAAGCTCCAGCCATTCTGATGATTGCATGGAGTAATGTTACTGGTACCCAGTATCTAATGCCAATTCATCATGAACATGAATATACAATTTCAGTAACAATTGGAGCAGTAGTTAATATAGTTGCCAATATATTCTTGATTTCTTTGTATGGAGCTAATGGTGCGGCAATTGCAACAGTTATTTCGGAGTTTGCAGTGACAGCAGTTCAGCTATTTTATATTAAAGGAACAATTCGACGTCGGGCACTTTTTGCTCCTATATGGCGGTATCTACTGAGTGGACTTTTTATGTACATTATTGTTTCTCGAATAAACCTAATCATGAGTATGACGATTATTAATTTAGCACTTCAAGTTGCATTAGGAATTTTTGTGTATGTAATCTGTTTATTCATGCTAAAAGCACCAATCTTAAAGCAAGCCAAGGCTTTAATAAAAAAATAG
- a CDS encoding Wzz/FepE/Etk N-terminal domain-containing protein — MSEKNFNVKNISKVVWKNVFIILITTIIFGLGGNLYAKHKQHTTYESVRNIMTSRAYDGANANEELQADMNLGNTYAKIIESNDTAAAARKYLSKDLRKKYNAEQISSMVNAEPIMQTTIVRVSAKANTAHDSAAVVNAVAEAAAKKIPQRVTSANKISLFSKAVADEAKSDSSPSIKKLTLLGAAVGFLLGFILSFSATTWVYLKAKK; from the coding sequence ATGAGTGAGAAAAATTTCAACGTAAAGAATATTTCAAAAGTTGTTTGGAAAAACGTATTCATTATCCTTATTACAACAATAATATTTGGATTAGGGGGCAATTTATATGCAAAGCATAAACAGCATACAACCTATGAATCCGTTAGAAATATTATGACTAGTAGAGCATATGATGGTGCTAATGCAAATGAAGAACTTCAAGCTGATATGAATCTCGGAAATACATATGCAAAAATAATAGAAAGTAATGATACTGCTGCTGCTGCTCGTAAGTATTTATCAAAAGACTTACGAAAGAAATACAATGCAGAACAAATCTCATCAATGGTAAATGCAGAACCGATAATGCAAACTACAATTGTTAGAGTAAGTGCGAAGGCTAATACTGCACACGATTCTGCGGCTGTTGTAAATGCCGTTGCTGAGGCAGCAGCTAAAAAGATTCCTCAAAGAGTAACCTCAGCAAATAAAATTTCCCTATTCTCTAAGGCTGTGGCTGATGAAGCCAAAAGTGATAGTTCTCCGTCAATTAAAAAGCTTACTTTATTAGGAGCAGCTGTTGGATTTTTATTAGGTTTTATCCTATCTTTCTCGGCTACTACGTGGGTTTATTTAAAAGCTAAAAAATAG
- the glf gene encoding UDP-galactopyranose mutase, whose product MQKYDYLVVGAGLFGATFAYEAAKRGKRVKVIEKRDHIAGNIYTKEVDGIQVHQYGAHIFHTSNKEVWDYVNQFAEFNRYTNSPVANYKGEMYNLPFNMNTFSEMWGVRTPEEAMAKINEQRQEMAGKEPKNLEEQAISLIGRDIYEKLIKGYTEKQWGQKATELPAFIIRRLPVRLVYDNNYFNDTYQGIPIGGYTQIVEKMLDSDLIDVETGVDFFNQKAKYLEDYPKIVFTGMIDLFFDYQLGELQYRSLRFETEEKNVGNYQGNAVINYTDAETPYTRIIEHKHFEFGKGDKDKTIITREYPADWHRGDEPYYPINNQRNNDLYKQYTKLADEKADNVIFGGRLGQYRYYNMDQVLHAALTAVNKEFS is encoded by the coding sequence ATGCAAAAATATGATTATTTAGTAGTAGGCGCGGGCCTTTTTGGGGCAACTTTTGCCTATGAAGCTGCTAAACGTGGTAAGCGTGTGAAAGTGATTGAAAAGCGAGACCATATTGCTGGTAATATCTACACTAAGGAGGTAGATGGCATTCAAGTGCATCAATATGGGGCCCATATTTTCCATACGTCTAATAAGGAAGTGTGGGATTATGTAAACCAGTTTGCAGAATTCAATCGGTATACGAATAGCCCAGTAGCTAATTACAAGGGCGAAATGTATAACCTCCCATTTAATATGAATACATTCAGTGAGATGTGGGGAGTTCGTACACCTGAAGAAGCAATGGCGAAGATTAATGAGCAACGGCAAGAAATGGCTGGTAAAGAACCAAAGAACCTTGAAGAACAAGCTATTTCACTTATTGGTCGCGATATCTATGAAAAGTTGATCAAAGGCTATACTGAAAAACAGTGGGGACAAAAAGCAACGGAATTACCTGCTTTTATTATTCGGCGTCTCCCAGTGCGTTTGGTATATGACAATAACTACTTTAATGACACCTACCAAGGAATTCCAATTGGTGGTTACACCCAGATCGTTGAGAAGATGCTTGATAGCGACTTAATTGATGTTGAGACTGGTGTTGACTTCTTTAATCAAAAGGCTAAGTACCTTGAAGATTATCCGAAAATAGTATTTACCGGTATGATTGATCTGTTCTTTGATTATCAATTAGGTGAGTTACAGTACCGAAGTTTACGTTTTGAGACTGAAGAAAAGAATGTTGGTAACTATCAAGGTAATGCGGTAATTAACTATACCGATGCTGAAACACCATACACACGGATTATTGAACATAAACACTTTGAGTTCGGTAAGGGTGACAAGGATAAAACGATCATCACTCGTGAATACCCTGCTGACTGGCACCGTGGTGATGAACCATACTATCCGATTAACAATCAACGGAATAACGATCTTTACAAGCAATATACCAAGTTAGCTGACGAAAAGGCTGATAATGTTATTTTTGGTGGTCGCTTAGGACAATACCGTTATTACAACATGGATCAAGTATTACATGCAGCATTGACAGCTGTTAATAAGGAATTTAGCTAG